Proteins encoded together in one Prosthecobacter debontii window:
- the gltB gene encoding glutamate synthase large subunit, translated as MKHPFYDQDIPNEGSLHRMDLERDACGVGFVANIHGKRSRDILEMAICGVCNVQHRGAVDADRVTGDGAGVLTQIPHKVLMPEVEKMGHKLEHEMDLAVGVFFLPNDETQRLKIQLVAEGILRNRDIKVLGWRDVPVNPNELGEKARRTMPFIQHLFMERPEGMDDNSFERQLYLVRRELRIKAKEAKLAEFYIASMSHRTIVYKALLLPSSLEKFYTDLQSDDYETSLALFHQRFSTNTFPTWALSHPFRMLAHNGEINTVRGNRNWLSSRASDFEHEVWDGEEWLLKDLVDANSSDSASLDQALELLVLSGRSLTHAMGMLVPSAYGIDPTTSADLKAFYEYHECFSEPWDGPAAMVLTNGLSVVASLDRNGLRPSRWKLTEDGVFALGSEVGIIAIDDAKVLKKGRLAPGEMLEVDILKGKVRFNEEIKTALASRQPYGEWLSSRKNLTAQSPQTPKEELDILSLSQRQAAYGWTKEEIDFSLVPMLQKGEEGIYSMGDDASLSILSTRPRLLTTYFKQLFAQVTNPPIDPIRERAVMSLDVVLGWQRNWLGETPEHASVVHLTSPFLFENELSDIKALPNFPHRVLDTTWPIAEGPAGMKKALDRLCYEAEAAVNDEVRILILSDRAVDEGRAIIPALLATGAVHHHLNRKQVRMRLSLVVDTGEARDTHQMACLFGFGASAVCPYLTFDTIQEVLENDKTARKPVLEGVEYGKALTNFRKSLEKGVLKIMSKMGISVLSSYTGAQIFEAVGIGSDVMTYAFTGTPSQIEGIGFTEIAEEALARHALGFAQPVPTQEEAASNVDLGDPGYYRPRQKGEMHAVTGPVIKNFHTFVKSGSPEDYSKYVEAQLQNSPVALKDLLDFVPSGDGPIPIDEVEPIEDIRVRFTTAAMSLGAISPEAHEALAIAMNRIGGKSDSGEGGEDPKRFKPYENGDWANSKIKQVASGRFGVTAEYLANAWELEIKMAQGAKPGEGGQLPAMKVNRMIARLRNTTPGVMLISPPPHHDIYSIEDLAQLIHDLKEANPRARVCVKLVAESGVGTVAAGVAKANADIILVSGHDGGTGASPLSSIKHAGLPWELGLAETQQVLMLNGLRERVTLRTDGGLRNGRDIAIAAMLGAEEFNFGTIALIALGCVYVRQCHLNNCPVGVATTDPKFRSKFKGKPEHVVNFFNGVAQEVREIMAQLGVSKMNDLIGRPEFLRQREVPGHKKANMINLSRVLKDVGKDLGQDAPRICLMNQNDGLDQHPLDDRLIQDAQFAISDKRKVKPVRYKIKNTFRNIGTKLSGEIAFHHGNHGLPDGSVDVTCEGSAGQSFGTFLCGGVKLTLIGEGNDYVGKGLCGGEIILKPSPRLNPACKSWENSIMGNTVMYGATSGRLFAAGRAGERFCVRNSGATAVVEGIGDHGCEYMTGGVVAVLGSFGKNLGAGMSGGVAYLLDEAGDFDKLHNPEMIKGEKLSDPEDINQLKKLISDHLEKTESLRAKDILENWASFEPLFVKVTSKAEPVQVPAEAEEDSAGQPQPPLVKND; from the coding sequence ATGAAACACCCATTCTACGACCAGGATATCCCCAATGAAGGCTCGCTCCACCGCATGGATTTGGAACGCGACGCGTGTGGCGTCGGCTTTGTGGCGAATATTCATGGTAAACGTAGTCGTGACATTTTAGAGATGGCCATCTGCGGCGTCTGCAACGTGCAGCACCGTGGAGCTGTGGACGCTGACCGCGTGACAGGTGACGGCGCAGGCGTGCTGACCCAGATCCCCCACAAAGTGCTGATGCCCGAAGTGGAAAAAATGGGTCACAAGCTGGAGCATGAGATGGATCTGGCCGTGGGCGTGTTTTTCCTGCCGAACGATGAGACCCAGCGTCTGAAGATCCAGCTCGTGGCTGAGGGTATCCTGCGTAACCGCGACATCAAAGTCCTCGGCTGGCGCGATGTGCCGGTGAACCCGAATGAGCTGGGGGAAAAAGCCCGCCGCACCATGCCCTTCATCCAGCACCTCTTCATGGAGCGTCCTGAAGGCATGGATGACAACTCCTTCGAGCGTCAGCTCTACCTTGTGCGTCGTGAGCTGCGTATCAAGGCGAAGGAAGCGAAGCTGGCAGAGTTCTACATCGCCTCGATGTCGCACCGGACGATCGTTTACAAGGCGCTGCTGTTGCCTTCCTCCTTGGAGAAGTTTTACACGGACCTCCAGAGCGATGATTATGAGACCTCTCTGGCGCTCTTCCACCAGCGTTTCTCCACGAATACCTTCCCGACCTGGGCGCTGAGCCATCCTTTCCGCATGCTGGCGCACAACGGGGAAATCAACACCGTGCGTGGCAACCGTAACTGGCTCTCCAGCCGCGCCAGCGACTTCGAGCACGAAGTGTGGGACGGTGAAGAGTGGCTGCTGAAAGATCTGGTGGATGCCAACAGCTCGGACTCCGCCAGCCTCGACCAAGCCCTGGAACTTTTGGTGCTCAGTGGTCGCTCCCTCACTCATGCCATGGGTATGCTGGTGCCGAGCGCTTATGGCATCGATCCGACAACCTCTGCTGACCTGAAGGCTTTCTACGAGTATCACGAGTGCTTTAGCGAGCCTTGGGATGGTCCTGCCGCCATGGTTTTGACCAACGGCCTTAGCGTGGTGGCCAGCCTGGACCGTAACGGTCTGCGCCCAAGCCGCTGGAAGTTGACCGAAGATGGTGTCTTTGCCCTCGGATCTGAAGTGGGCATCATCGCTATTGATGACGCAAAAGTGCTCAAGAAAGGCCGTCTGGCTCCAGGTGAAATGCTGGAGGTTGATATCTTGAAGGGCAAAGTCCGCTTCAATGAAGAGATCAAAACGGCCCTGGCTAGCCGCCAACCCTATGGCGAATGGCTGAGCAGCCGGAAGAATCTGACGGCACAGTCTCCCCAGACTCCCAAGGAAGAACTGGACATCCTTTCACTGTCTCAGCGTCAGGCTGCTTATGGTTGGACGAAGGAAGAGATCGATTTCTCGCTCGTGCCCATGCTGCAGAAAGGTGAGGAAGGCATCTACTCCATGGGGGACGATGCATCTCTCTCCATCTTGAGCACTCGCCCGCGCCTGTTGACGACCTACTTCAAGCAGCTCTTCGCCCAGGTGACTAACCCACCGATCGACCCGATCCGTGAGCGTGCCGTGATGAGCCTGGACGTAGTGCTCGGCTGGCAGCGAAACTGGTTAGGCGAAACGCCTGAGCACGCCAGTGTGGTGCATCTGACCTCGCCGTTCTTGTTTGAGAATGAGCTGTCTGACATCAAAGCTCTGCCTAACTTCCCCCATCGCGTTCTGGATACCACTTGGCCGATCGCTGAAGGCCCTGCTGGGATGAAGAAGGCCCTGGATCGCCTTTGCTATGAGGCTGAGGCGGCCGTGAATGATGAAGTTCGCATCCTGATCCTCAGCGACCGTGCGGTGGACGAAGGTCGTGCGATCATCCCGGCTCTGTTGGCGACTGGTGCGGTGCACCATCACCTAAATCGGAAGCAGGTGCGCATGCGTTTGAGCCTCGTGGTGGATACCGGTGAAGCCCGGGATACTCACCAGATGGCTTGCTTGTTCGGCTTTGGTGCCAGCGCCGTTTGCCCTTACCTGACCTTCGATACCATCCAGGAAGTGCTGGAGAATGACAAGACGGCTCGCAAGCCCGTGCTTGAAGGGGTGGAATATGGCAAGGCTCTGACCAACTTCCGCAAATCTCTGGAAAAGGGTGTGCTGAAGATCATGAGCAAGATGGGGATTTCCGTCCTCAGCAGCTACACGGGTGCGCAGATCTTTGAAGCTGTCGGTATCGGCAGTGATGTCATGACCTATGCCTTCACTGGCACGCCCAGCCAGATTGAGGGGATCGGATTCACCGAAATCGCTGAAGAAGCCCTGGCCCGCCACGCACTCGGTTTTGCCCAGCCTGTGCCAACGCAGGAAGAAGCCGCGAGCAATGTGGACCTCGGTGACCCTGGTTACTACCGCCCACGTCAGAAAGGTGAGATGCACGCCGTCACCGGTCCGGTGATCAAGAACTTCCACACGTTCGTGAAGAGCGGCAGCCCCGAAGACTACAGCAAGTATGTCGAGGCTCAGTTGCAGAACAGCCCTGTGGCATTGAAGGACCTGCTGGACTTTGTGCCGAGCGGTGATGGTCCGATTCCGATTGATGAAGTCGAGCCGATCGAAGACATCCGCGTCCGTTTCACGACGGCAGCCATGTCTCTGGGGGCCATCAGCCCTGAGGCTCACGAAGCTCTGGCCATCGCCATGAACCGTATCGGCGGTAAGTCGGACTCTGGCGAAGGCGGTGAAGATCCAAAGCGCTTTAAGCCGTATGAGAACGGCGACTGGGCGAACTCCAAGATCAAGCAGGTGGCCTCCGGACGTTTCGGCGTCACGGCTGAATACCTGGCCAATGCGTGGGAGCTGGAAATCAAAATGGCTCAGGGAGCCAAGCCGGGTGAAGGTGGTCAGCTGCCAGCCATGAAGGTGAACCGCATGATCGCTCGTCTGCGTAACACCACCCCTGGCGTCATGCTCATCAGCCCGCCTCCGCACCACGATATTTACTCCATCGAGGACTTGGCTCAGCTCATTCATGACTTGAAGGAAGCGAACCCTCGTGCTCGCGTTTGTGTGAAGCTCGTTGCAGAGTCAGGCGTCGGCACGGTGGCCGCTGGTGTGGCTAAGGCCAATGCGGACATCATCCTGGTCTCCGGACATGATGGTGGCACTGGTGCTAGCCCGCTGAGCTCCATCAAGCATGCTGGCCTGCCTTGGGAGCTCGGTTTGGCCGAGACCCAGCAGGTGCTTATGCTCAATGGTCTGCGTGAGCGCGTGACGCTGCGCACGGACGGTGGTTTGCGCAATGGACGTGACATCGCCATCGCCGCGATGCTCGGTGCTGAGGAGTTTAACTTCGGCACCATCGCCCTGATCGCTCTGGGTTGTGTGTATGTGCGTCAGTGCCACTTGAACAACTGCCCGGTCGGCGTTGCGACGACCGATCCGAAGTTCCGCTCCAAGTTCAAAGGCAAGCCTGAGCATGTCGTGAACTTCTTCAATGGGGTTGCCCAAGAAGTGCGTGAGATCATGGCTCAGCTTGGCGTGTCCAAAATGAATGACCTGATTGGACGCCCTGAGTTCCTGCGTCAGCGCGAGGTTCCAGGCCACAAGAAAGCGAACATGATCAACCTCAGTCGCGTGCTGAAGGACGTGGGTAAGGATCTCGGTCAAGACGCACCAAGGATCTGTCTGATGAACCAGAATGACGGTCTCGACCAGCACCCGCTGGATGACCGCCTCATTCAGGATGCTCAATTCGCCATCAGCGATAAGCGCAAGGTCAAGCCGGTCCGCTACAAGATCAAAAACACCTTCCGTAACATCGGCACCAAGCTCAGCGGTGAGATTGCCTTCCATCACGGTAATCATGGTCTGCCTGATGGCAGCGTGGACGTCACCTGTGAGGGTAGTGCTGGCCAGAGCTTTGGCACCTTCCTCTGCGGCGGCGTGAAGCTGACTCTCATCGGTGAAGGCAACGACTACGTCGGTAAGGGCCTTTGCGGGGGTGAGATCATCCTCAAACCAAGCCCGAGACTGAACCCCGCCTGCAAGAGCTGGGAAAACAGCATCATGGGCAACACGGTGATGTATGGAGCTACCAGCGGACGCCTGTTCGCGGCAGGTCGTGCGGGTGAGCGCTTCTGTGTGCGTAACTCAGGAGCGACGGCCGTCGTCGAGGGCATTGGCGACCACGGTTGTGAATACATGACTGGTGGCGTCGTGGCCGTGCTCGGGTCCTTTGGCAAAAACCTCGGCGCCGGTATGAGTGGCGGCGTGGCTTACCTCTTGGATGAGGCAGGCGACTTCGATAAGCTGCACAACCCCGAGATGATCAAAGGTGAAAAGCTCAGCGACCCTGAAGACATCAATCAGCTCAAGAAGTTGATCAGTGATCACCTCGAGAAGACCGAAAGCCTGCGTGCCAAGGACATCTTGGAAAACTGGGCCTCTTTCGAGCCGCTCTTTGTCAAGGTCACCAGCAAAGCCGAGCCTGTGCAAGTGCCCGCTGAAGCCGAGGAAGATTCGGCGGGGCAGCCCCAGCCTCCACTGGTGAAGAATGACTGA
- a CDS encoding DUF4159 domain-containing protein: MKLLPAFFALGLLGWGLAADEAAVSPTNFGIQDGSVPEDPREAGRGGQFMDFPTWPVSKELPNDVFVFARLRYNSESWGWGRRRGGKWTTDYPDADLNFSYRLQQLTSLQVSPKGAVVDINAEQMRHYPFIYMIEPGHISLTDDDAKTMREYMLNGGFIMVDDFWGEEEWDTFYLALKQIFPDREPIELPLEHEIFHMVFPLKVKPQIPSVGFAMAGRSQGITAERPDAQTAHYRAIFDDQKRIVMMICHNTDLGDGWEEEGTDPWYFREFSEKYAYPLGINIIFYALTH; this comes from the coding sequence ATGAAACTACTGCCCGCTTTCTTCGCCCTCGGCCTACTCGGCTGGGGTTTGGCAGCGGATGAAGCGGCGGTTTCACCCACCAACTTCGGGATTCAAGACGGCTCGGTGCCTGAAGACCCTCGTGAGGCAGGTCGCGGAGGTCAGTTCATGGATTTCCCGACATGGCCCGTCAGCAAGGAGTTGCCTAACGATGTCTTTGTTTTCGCTAGGCTGCGCTACAATTCGGAAAGTTGGGGTTGGGGTCGGCGAAGAGGTGGCAAGTGGACCACCGATTACCCGGATGCGGATCTGAACTTCAGCTATCGCCTCCAGCAACTCACCTCGCTGCAGGTCAGCCCCAAAGGTGCCGTTGTGGACATCAATGCCGAGCAAATGCGGCATTATCCTTTCATCTACATGATTGAGCCAGGGCACATCAGCCTCACAGACGATGATGCCAAAACCATGCGTGAGTACATGCTGAACGGAGGATTCATCATGGTGGACGATTTTTGGGGGGAAGAAGAGTGGGACACGTTTTACCTCGCCCTGAAGCAAATTTTCCCAGATCGAGAACCCATTGAGCTCCCTTTGGAGCATGAGATTTTCCACATGGTCTTCCCGCTCAAGGTCAAACCTCAAATCCCCAGCGTCGGCTTTGCCATGGCAGGGCGTTCTCAAGGAATTACCGCCGAGCGGCCAGATGCACAGACTGCTCACTATCGGGCCATTTTCGATGATCAAAAACGCATCGTCATGATGATCTGCCATAACACGGATCTGGGTGATGGCTGGGAGGAGGAAGGCACCGACCCCTGGTATTTCCGCGAGTTCTCCGAGAAGTATGCTTACCCACTCGGCATCAACATCATCTTCTACGCTCTGACCCATTAG
- a CDS encoding dienelactone hydrolase family protein: MKHACALMLFFLGMSFDRASAAAENVPKLRGLSRTHLLEYRGADGILKQATSAKEWEHRRREAIRAFESVAGQLPGENQRGALNVEVIEEVDCGRYIRRLIRYQSSPSGWVPAYLCLPKAALQGIPAPAVLCLHPTENVIGHRVVVGLGGKPHRQYASELAERGFVTLAPSYPLLAEYQPDLKALGFISGTMKAIWDNMRGLDLLESLPHVKKEVGFGTIGHSLGGHNSIFTAVMDSRLKVVVSSCGFDSLLDYKEGNLKGWVQERYMPKMGDYLGRPQELPFDFYELVACLAPRRFFVNAPLHDSNFKWDSVDRVTEAARAVYSLFGRSLEEHVTVRHPDAEHDFPDSERYEAYSIIESVLGKPGT; this comes from the coding sequence ATGAAACATGCTTGTGCTCTTATGCTTTTCTTTTTGGGAATGAGTTTTGATCGGGCCTCTGCCGCTGCGGAGAACGTTCCAAAGCTCCGGGGGCTCAGCCGCACTCACTTACTCGAGTATCGCGGGGCGGATGGAATTCTAAAGCAGGCAACCTCAGCTAAGGAATGGGAACACCGGCGTCGCGAGGCCATTCGCGCTTTTGAATCCGTCGCAGGTCAACTTCCGGGCGAGAATCAGCGTGGTGCGCTCAATGTGGAGGTCATTGAAGAAGTGGACTGTGGCCGCTACATCAGGAGACTGATCCGCTATCAGTCCAGCCCCAGCGGCTGGGTGCCTGCTTACCTGTGCCTTCCCAAAGCCGCTCTCCAAGGCATCCCCGCCCCCGCAGTGCTATGTCTGCACCCCACTGAAAATGTCATTGGCCACCGAGTGGTCGTGGGTCTGGGTGGGAAACCCCACCGTCAGTATGCGTCAGAGTTAGCTGAGCGCGGATTTGTCACCCTGGCCCCCAGTTACCCTCTGCTGGCGGAGTATCAGCCCGATCTGAAAGCACTCGGATTCATCAGTGGCACGATGAAAGCCATCTGGGATAACATGCGTGGGCTGGATCTGCTGGAGAGTCTGCCTCATGTGAAAAAAGAAGTCGGATTTGGCACCATCGGCCACTCGCTCGGCGGGCATAACAGCATCTTTACGGCAGTGATGGATAGTCGGCTCAAGGTGGTTGTGTCCAGTTGCGGTTTTGATTCCCTGCTCGACTACAAAGAAGGCAATCTCAAGGGGTGGGTACAGGAACGCTACATGCCGAAAATGGGCGATTATCTGGGACGCCCGCAGGAACTACCTTTCGACTTTTACGAACTGGTCGCCTGCCTGGCGCCACGGCGCTTTTTTGTGAATGCACCTCTGCATGATAGCAATTTCAAGTGGGACAGCGTGGACCGAGTCACTGAGGCCGCGCGTGCCGTTTACTCCCTGTTCGGGCGCAGCTTGGAAGAACATGTCACGGTGCGACACCCCGATGCAGAGCATGATTTTCCAGACTCGGAGCGCTATGAGGCTTACTCGATTATCGAATCCGTTCTAGGCAAACCGGGAACCTGA
- a CDS encoding thiol-disulfide oxidoreductase DCC family protein, with translation MSSTSWSHLLLFDGVCHLCDGAVQFILRHDQQDKIHFASIQSELGSRLYREHGLDPDTPQSMLLITPDGVLQESDAALEIARLLDWPWSLAGLLRLIPHFLRDPVYRFIASHRYQWFGRHEQCMLPKPEWRQRFLG, from the coding sequence ATGTCCTCCACCTCGTGGTCCCATCTCCTTCTTTTTGATGGCGTCTGTCATCTATGCGATGGAGCTGTTCAGTTCATCCTCCGGCATGATCAGCAGGACAAAATTCATTTTGCCTCCATTCAGTCTGAGCTAGGCAGCCGCCTCTATCGTGAGCATGGTCTTGATCCCGATACGCCCCAGAGCATGCTCCTCATCACTCCCGACGGAGTCCTCCAAGAGAGCGACGCAGCGCTGGAGATTGCGCGACTGTTGGATTGGCCTTGGTCACTCGCTGGCCTTCTTCGCCTGATCCCTCACTTCTTACGCGATCCTGTTTACCGATTCATCGCCAGCCACCGGTATCAGTGGTTCGGTCGTCATGAACAGTGCATGCTGCCCAAGCCTGAGTGGCGTCAGCGGTTTCTGGGTTAG
- a CDS encoding TIGR02597 family protein, with translation MNTTASCLLLALFSPMVAIAQLTVYSEIAGFDTVTVTGTGGAESKLTFAGTEFLQTAKYSGVASALASNTITDASAAWTDDEFNGDSGSHYVEIVSVNGSKTAAGVGATRTIIRTTSNTITLESGLPAGLGSPVEFRIISHWTLATIFGSTNTAGLQGGSVVSADHVQLWNGTGYDSYYYQTAGIGGAGWRKVGNQSLDASNTVIRPDQNVIIKRVGGASVSLVLSGWVKTGPSSLDIVPGFNFVPNPYSVAMTLASSGLYNGNAVTGIAGGNVSSADQVLLWNGTRYETYYYQNAGIGGTGWRKAGEQSVDASGATILPGSAVILRRKNPAGFTWVMPQH, from the coding sequence ATGAATACTACTGCCTCTTGCCTCCTACTGGCTTTGTTTTCGCCTATGGTGGCTATAGCTCAATTGACTGTTTATAGCGAAATCGCGGGGTTCGACACAGTCACGGTCACAGGAACGGGAGGTGCTGAATCTAAGCTGACTTTCGCGGGAACTGAATTTTTGCAAACAGCGAAATATTCAGGAGTCGCGTCGGCCTTGGCAAGCAACACGATTACAGACGCCTCTGCGGCTTGGACAGATGATGAATTCAACGGTGACAGTGGATCTCACTATGTTGAGATTGTCAGCGTCAATGGTTCAAAAACAGCCGCCGGGGTAGGGGCCACCCGAACGATCATCAGAACTACGTCTAATACGATTACGTTAGAATCTGGTTTACCAGCAGGGCTAGGATCGCCAGTGGAGTTTCGAATTATCAGTCATTGGACTTTGGCAACCATTTTTGGCAGCACTAATACAGCAGGTTTGCAGGGCGGATCCGTGGTTTCTGCAGACCACGTCCAATTGTGGAACGGAACGGGTTACGATAGCTACTATTATCAGACGGCCGGTATTGGAGGCGCAGGTTGGCGAAAAGTGGGGAATCAATCCTTGGATGCCAGCAACACGGTCATCCGCCCCGATCAAAACGTCATCATCAAGCGTGTCGGCGGCGCAAGTGTTTCTCTCGTGCTCAGCGGCTGGGTGAAGACAGGCCCGAGCTCCTTGGACATCGTGCCTGGATTCAATTTTGTGCCGAACCCTTACTCTGTGGCAATGACTCTTGCGAGTTCCGGCTTGTATAACGGAAATGCGGTTACGGGGATCGCTGGAGGCAATGTTTCCTCGGCTGATCAAGTGCTGCTGTGGAATGGGACTCGTTACGAGACCTATTATTATCAAAATGCAGGCATCGGGGGCACGGGTTGGAGAAAGGCGGGAGAGCAATCTGTGGATGCCAGCGGTGCGACCATCTTGCCAGGGAGTGCAGTTATCTTACGTCGCAAGAATCCAGCCGGATTTACCTGGGTCATGCCACAACACTAA
- a CDS encoding Ig domain-containing protein — MNIVDTSETGLNLAGKQMYIWVLNAATVGAATEQAILYWNIADTTSNPDGMADKPGNSWRFPTEAAYPVSTTIDINDLTIGAGGPLASGARLVVGKYPNGTSPTTGISNFGLSALDQPLDVVTPSMIAGGSVGVRYDQKLTAVEGSLEYKWYLIGGKLPNGLSMNIDGEIYGLPTFAGIYDFILQAVDGVSSPVSRSITIVIASTPLVITTNSELSDAGLDAFYSVQLISKGGTGPYEWTLIDGTLPNGMTLDEDGLLTGTPTAAGVNEFTIECADAGGLKVEQTFRLNVRAVEIVSNATLNNAFLNVPFSQALIARGGKGAYTWSLKSGALPDGMNLSSLGVLSFTPGATGTSSFTLEVKDQNDATATQTFTLNVLGLLAVPEVNTPSFDPVDVGEEFYYQLTASNYAKKFSAKGLPSGLKLNAVTGEIRGRPKIAGQFSVKITASNEAGTGPILTAGLQVGALPEGVVGTFLGSVAHNISMNGNLGGRIDLTTTKVGGYTIKLTQGGKVSTFSGAMTVVRNQTPKIEAISKGVEVELMFDVANDLLTGTVTNLSNGSSASIAGWRHVWNKATKPASTREGYYSMGIEIDDNTATPGMPEGSGFARCVVGLDGKLKITGKTADGNAVTTAGFIGPNGEALLYQVLYGKLGSLAGRLTIVEDENGLYYDNVITGILTWLKPPTKTRIYPAGFGPFSMDVYGKYLARDSNFWGLTGMPNPAGSAALKFFGGGLSSAAIDPSVAAFTFTNAGKVVMPLAGGVDNPGRTSLVIPFSAAPTATNGMIRGSFRLIDGLLVRNVKYEGMIIRAPNSTDKACGFFLLPQIPTGSEKPKTSPILSGQVTITQ, encoded by the coding sequence GTGAATATCGTCGATACCAGTGAGACGGGCCTTAATTTGGCAGGCAAGCAGATGTACATCTGGGTGCTGAATGCGGCGACTGTAGGTGCGGCAACTGAGCAGGCCATCCTCTATTGGAATATTGCCGACACGACGAGTAATCCCGATGGAATGGCAGACAAGCCCGGAAATTCCTGGCGGTTTCCCACGGAAGCCGCTTATCCAGTCTCTACGACGATCGACATCAACGATCTAACAATCGGTGCAGGCGGACCTTTAGCCTCCGGTGCTCGCCTTGTCGTTGGGAAGTATCCCAATGGAACCTCGCCCACGACAGGGATTTCTAACTTCGGCCTTTCTGCATTGGATCAACCCTTGGACGTGGTCACCCCGTCAATGATCGCGGGTGGTTCTGTTGGAGTTAGATACGACCAAAAGCTTACGGCTGTAGAGGGGTCTCTCGAATATAAATGGTACCTAATCGGTGGAAAGTTGCCAAATGGCCTCTCGATGAACATTGACGGGGAGATTTATGGCTTGCCGACTTTCGCAGGTATTTATGACTTCATTCTCCAAGCCGTGGATGGTGTATCAAGCCCCGTCAGTAGATCCATCACGATTGTGATCGCGAGCACGCCACTCGTGATCACGACCAACTCTGAGCTGTCTGACGCAGGTTTGGACGCCTTTTACTCCGTTCAGTTGATCTCCAAGGGGGGCACAGGACCTTATGAATGGACATTGATCGATGGCACCTTGCCAAACGGCATGACTTTGGATGAAGATGGACTTTTGACGGGTACGCCGACTGCCGCAGGCGTGAATGAGTTCACTATTGAATGCGCTGATGCCGGTGGTCTTAAAGTCGAGCAGACTTTCCGGCTTAACGTTAGGGCTGTTGAAATCGTTTCAAATGCGACCCTCAACAACGCCTTCTTGAATGTGCCGTTTTCTCAAGCTCTCATCGCGCGAGGAGGTAAGGGCGCTTATACGTGGTCTTTGAAGTCAGGTGCACTGCCTGATGGTATGAATCTGAGCTCGCTCGGGGTTCTGAGCTTCACTCCTGGAGCAACAGGAACCTCCAGCTTCACTTTAGAAGTCAAAGATCAGAATGATGCCACAGCCACTCAAACATTCACGTTGAATGTGCTAGGTCTTCTGGCGGTTCCAGAAGTGAACACTCCCTCCTTTGATCCAGTCGATGTCGGAGAAGAATTCTATTATCAGCTCACGGCATCGAACTATGCCAAAAAATTCAGCGCTAAGGGCCTGCCTTCGGGCCTCAAGTTAAATGCTGTTACAGGGGAGATCAGGGGCCGCCCAAAAATCGCAGGTCAGTTTTCGGTGAAAATTACTGCGTCCAATGAAGCAGGGACCGGCCCGATTCTCACCGCAGGGTTACAGGTCGGTGCGCTTCCTGAGGGCGTCGTTGGTACCTTCCTGGGTAGTGTGGCTCACAACATTAGTATGAACGGTAATCTGGGTGGACGCATCGATCTCACGACAACGAAAGTCGGTGGATACACCATCAAACTCACGCAAGGTGGCAAAGTCTCCACCTTTTCGGGAGCGATGACCGTGGTCCGCAATCAGACTCCGAAAATTGAGGCCATTTCAAAAGGAGTTGAGGTCGAGTTGATGTTCGATGTCGCCAATGATTTGCTGACAGGCACAGTTACCAACTTGAGCAACGGTTCGAGTGCGTCGATTGCAGGTTGGAGGCATGTTTGGAACAAGGCGACGAAGCCAGCGAGCACGCGTGAGGGCTATTACAGCATGGGCATCGAAATTGACGACAACACAGCGACCCCTGGAATGCCTGAGGGCAGTGGCTTTGCCAGATGTGTGGTTGGACTTGACGGTAAACTGAAAATCACTGGTAAGACAGCAGATGGTAACGCTGTCACGACCGCTGGTTTTATCGGGCCTAACGGTGAAGCGCTTTTGTATCAAGTTCTCTACGGGAAGCTAGGTTCGTTGGCTGGTCGACTTACCATCGTTGAGGACGAGAACGGATTGTACTACGATAACGTGATCACGGGTATCTTGACGTGGCTGAAACCGCCGACGAAGACTCGCATCTATCCCGCGGGATTTGGGCCATTCTCCATGGATGTCTATGGCAAATATCTCGCACGTGATTCTAACTTCTGGGGGCTTACAGGAATGCCTAATCCGGCAGGATCTGCGGCATTGAAGTTTTTCGGCGGAGGGTTGTCTAGCGCGGCAATCGACCCAAGTGTGGCAGCTTTCACCTTCACGAATGCGGGTAAGGTTGTGATGCCACTTGCAGGAGGTGTGGACAACCCCGGACGAACCAGCTTGGTGATTCCTTTCAGTGCTGCGCCTACCGCAACCAACGGCATGATCAGGGGTAGTTTCAGACTGATCGATGGCCTCCTGGTGAGAAATGTGAAGTATGAAGGTATGATCATCAGGGCTCCAAACAGCACGGACAAGGCCTGTGGTTTCTTCCTCCTTCCTCAAATTCCAACGGGATCTGAGAAGCCTAAAACCAGCCCGATTTTGTCGGGTCAAGTAACGATCACACAGTAA